One segment of Macrotis lagotis isolate mMagLag1 chromosome 1, bilby.v1.9.chrom.fasta, whole genome shotgun sequence DNA contains the following:
- the LYPD6B gene encoding ly6/PLAUR domain-containing protein 6B, producing the protein MLPLGPGLAVAYLQIFIFSENWALAKNINFYSVRPPLDPTPFPNSFKCFTCENAGDNYNCNRWAEDKWCPQNTQYCLTVHHFTNHGRSTSITKKCASKNECHFVGCHHHQDGGQTECRSCCEGMICNVEVPTNHTNAVFAVIQARRSSGSIPWTFSLPMLACVFTVHLL; encoded by the exons ATGTTACCCCTTGGACCTGGGTTAGCTGTAGCTTATCTTCAGATCTTCATCTTCTCTGAAAATTGGGCTTTGGCCAAGAACATCAACTTCTACAGTGTGAGACCCCCTCTTGATC CCACACCGTTTCCGAACAGCTTCAAATGTTTTACCTGTGAAAATGCCGGGGATAATTATAACTGTAACAGATGGGCAGAAGATAAATGGTGTCCACAAA aTACACAGTACTGTTTAACAGTTCATCACTTCACCAATCATGGAAGGAGTACATCTATAaccaaaaaatgtgcttcaaagAACGAATGTCATTTTGTGGGTTGTCATCACCACCAAGATGGAGGACAAACA GAATGCAGATCATGCTGTGAAGGGATGATTTGCAATGTGGAAGTCCCCACAAATCACACAAATGCAGTGTTTGCTGTAATACAAGCTAGGCGATCATCAGGCTCCATCCCTTGGACATTCAGTTTACCAATGCTTGCTTGTGTTTTCACAGTTCATTTACTATGA